Within the Paraburkholderia flagellata genome, the region CGAGCCTCGAACGCGTTTTCCCGCAACTGCGCGGCGTCGAACTCGAATACGCATGGGGCGGCCATATCGACATCAGCATCCGGCGCACGCCCGATGTAGGTCACGCGCGCGGGCGCTACTGGCTGCAGGGTTTCTCGGGGCACGGGGTGCTGCCGACGCTGGCCGCGGCGCGCGCGGTGTCCGATGCGATCCTCGGCGATACGCGCTTGCTCTCGCTCTACGAGGACATCCATAATCCACGTTTCCCCGGCGGCGACGCGCTGGCCGCGCCGCTCGAAGCGCTCGGCAAGCTGTGGTATCGCATGCGCGACGTGGTTTGATTGAGGTATCCGGTATGGACAGGGACGAAGAGATAGAAGGCCTCGCGATTCTCATTCGCGATCTGCGCAAGCACAAGAAGGTGACGCTGACCGAACTCGCGCAGCGGATCGGCCGCTCGGTGGGCTTTCTCTCACAGGTCGAGCGCGGCCTGTCGCGGCCCACCGTCGCCGATCTCACCGCCATCGGCGAGGCGCTGCAGACGCCCACCACGTACTTCTACAGCGTGAGCAAGCCGCGCGCACTGCCGTGGGTCACGCGCCCCAGTGAGCGGCGCACGCTCTATTACGGCGGCGGCATCACCGACGTGCTCGTCTCGCCGAGTATGTCTTCGGGCTTCTCGATGCTGGAGAGCCTGCTGGAGCCGGGCGCTACGAGCGGCGAACGCCCCGTGGACGACAGCGACGAGCAGGGTGGCTTCGTGCTCGAAGGCGAACTTACCATCTGGCTCGATGGCGAGAACGAAGCGGTCACGCTCAAGGCCGGCGACAGCTTTCAACTGCCGGCGCGCTGCCGCTTCAGTTACGCGAATCGCTCGGACGAGGCCGCACGCGTGCTTTGGGTGTACACCTGACGCCTGGAGCGACGCAGGCCTGATATGAAGGCGCGTGCGTTGCTGGCACGCGTGCCGCCATTATGATTTGGATTCCAAATTAACTAGCAGGTCCACCATCTCTCGCTAACGAGGAACCCGAAGTGAGTGCCATCGCAACTGACCTCCTGAGCGAAGTACGCGCCTTTCGCGCGGCTCATCCCGATGTGCAATACGTCGACCTGATTTCCCTCGATATTCCGGGGCATTTCTACGGCAAGCGCTATCCCATCGCCATGCTAGAGAAGGTGGCTGCCGGCACGCTGCTCAAGGTGCCGCAAAACTGCATCCTGCTTGGTGCGCAAGGCGGGCTGTATTCGATCGGTGAATACTGCTTCCACGACGGCGACCCCGACGTGCCACGCCGCCTCGTGCCCGGCACGCTCAAGCCGGTGCGCTGGGAGCGTCAGCCGCTCGCGCAGATGCTGATGACCTCGGACGGCACAGCGACGCCCATTGGGTTCGAGCCGCGCCAGGTGCTCGCGCGCGTGCTCGATCGCTTCACGCGGCGCGGCCTCAAGCCGGTGGTCGCGTTCGAGCTGGAGTTCTATCTGTTCGATGCGAAGCTGCACGAAGGTCTGCCGCAGCATGCGCGTGATCCGCTATGCGAGGATGAAGACGATCAGCCGAACATGCATATCGAGCGCCTATCGCGTTTCGCGCCCGTGCTGCACGAGATGGTCGAGTCCGCACGCGAGCAGGGTGTGGATGCGACCGTCATCACCGCCGAACTCGGGCCGGGGCAGTTCGAAATCAATTTTGGCCATTGCGATGACGCGCTGCGCGCAGCGGACTGGTCCGCGCTCTTTTGCCGAAGCACTCGCGGTGTGGCGCTGCGCCACGGTTATCGCGCGAGCTTCATGTCGAAGCCGCTGCTCGACGTCCCGGGCAGCGGCATGCACGTGCATGTGAGCCTCTACGACGAGGCGGGCCGCAACGTGCTAGCGGCACGCGAGCGGCGCGCGCTGCGTCATGCGGTGGCGGGTTGCCTCGCGTTGCTCCCGCATTGCATGCCCGTCTTCGCGCCCAATCACAACGCGTTCCGGCGCTATGGCGCGATGGTCAACGCGGCGAGCCGGGCGAGCTGGGGTTTCGAGGACCGCGATGCCTGCATCCGCATTCCCGAGTCCGACGAAGCAAATCTACGCATTGAACACCGGCTCGCGGGGGCGGACGCCAACCCGTATCTCGTGCTCGCGGCCATCCTCGCCGGAATCGAGCAGGGCCTGGAAGCGGGCCGCGAACCGATTGCGCCGCTCAACGACGACCGCGCGAGCGGCATCGATTTTCCGGGCGACATGCTCTCGGCGGTGGCCGCCATGCGCCGGCATGCCGGGGTGCGCGAGGGGCTCGGCGACGACTTCACCATGGTTTATTGCGAAAATAAACGGCAGGATCACCTTGATTTTATGAACGCGATCGGGGCACGAGAATATCGCTGGTTTTTGTAACGTGACCTGAACTTTAGACTCTCGAGCGCCACACGCGACGGCGCTCGAAACAAGGTCGAGACGCAACGAACGATGTTGTCGCCGACGCAGCTTTAATCTGGATGCCGAAATGAAAATATTTCGACGATGCCTCGTCTCACAGGCGGACTAGCGTGGGTGCACCCGGTGACGCGTACGAGCGTTACGCGATTCGTGTGCGAAGGAGGCTGGGCACGGTGCGGGGCGGCCCCATCTGTCGCCGCTGGACCGAAAAGGTTTTCTGTGTGTGTCATCGTACAGAGCCGTTTCATGTGATAACGTGCGTACTCAGGGCCAGCATGACGTTTCAGCCGACCACCAGAAGGATGCTCATGGAATTCAACAATGGCGCTGTACTTGAAGCTCTTCGACTTGCTTTGCATCGACAAATTCCGTGGCACAAGCGACCGGCAATATTCACGTGGCTTCGCTCACAGGGTCTGATCCAGACCGTTGACCAGAAACCTCCTCCCAGTGCGAAATATCTCCCGGCGCACCAGATTGCTATCCTGACCGACAAAGGACAGAAAGAAATCCAGCGCATCGAGGCGTCGAAGCACGTTTCTGGATGGCTGGACGGCGACTACTTCGCAACGTTCCTTGCAGAGATTACGTTTTCCTGACTGCGCAGCGATCGCTTGCCAGCCAGGTGTACCTGGCATGGACTCGGTCGAGTTTTTCTCTCGACAGACAGCATCGGCATGCTAATTATTCCGATGTGACATCGCCTTACACCATCGGGGCACTCCCGGCCGACCGGCACACGCGGGTTCCATTTACCCAGTTGAACCGCATCCATTCAAGGCCGCTTGCCTGACCTCCAGGCCGAGACGCTGCATCCATAGCGGCCTGTGAACCACCTTGAGAACGCACTCAACGAAGAGAAGCCCAACAGCCTCGCCACATCAGTAAAGGGACGTTCACCAGACTCGACGTAGCGGGTCACGAGTTCGGCCCTGACCTCGTCGACGATCGATAAATAGGTGTGGCCGTGCTCGGCAAGATGCCGGTAGAGCGTCTTACGGTGCATGCCAAGCTTCTGGGCGACGAGCCCAGAATCGCAATCACCAACCTGCAGCATGGCAAACACGAGTTCCCGGACCTTCTCCGGCACGCTCGCGTTTGACTGTGCCAGCTTCGCATTGAGAAATTCCCGCGCGTATGACGCGAGCAACGGATCGTACGAAGAGATCGGCGTATCCAGGACGGCACTCGTGAGCACGATGCCATCGAAGTCCCTGCCGAAATCGACAGGCACGCCGAATATGCGCCGGTGTGCAGCAAGGCTGCGTGGCGCCCGATGGGAAAAGCAGATGCAGCGAGGCCGCCATTCGCCCCCCAAAAGCGATGCCAGCGTGCGATGCAGGACGCAGACGACCAGTTCGACCGACTGACGAAACGTACCGGGCCCTGCATTGAGTACCTCCACTATGAGCGTCGCAACGTCTCCAGACTCCAGCACCCGCGCGCCCATTGCCTCGTTTTGCAGACGCACGTAGCGCGAGAACGAATCCAGCGCACGTCGCAGGGTTGGCTCTTCCTGCAGGGCAATGGCCAACGGACCGAGATTGGAGAGCTGCCGCGTCTCTCCCATGCGAAGACCAAAGTCCGATGCACCGCTTTTCGCAGCGGATTCTTCAAGCATGCGCATGACTGGCTCGGCAGGAAGCCGGATGTCCGGATCAAGCAATGCCGCCGCGCTGATGCCCGCCCGGCGCAGCTCCGCGTGGGGATCGAGCCCCACTTCACGTGCAACAGTCACATAGTTAGTCAGGCTTGCGCTTCTCAGCAATGACGGCATAGGGATCTCCACCAGTGCCTCAAAATGTAAAGTATCTCGCCACAAAATGGCAAATTCATCCGCTTCTTTTCGCTGACACTTCGACCACGCCGACGCATGCGGAAGCACGTCGATCAACGAAGGATTCCGAAAGATGGGAAGCCACATGGCACACGCAATTCGAATGCACAAGACGGGCGGCCCTGAGGTCATGCGGTGGGAGCCGATCGACGTCGGCACGCCTCGCCCTGGTCAGGTTTGGCTGCGTCACGCGCTCGCAAGCAAGCTCTTTGGTCACGTCGCGGCCGGCAGGATCAAGATCGAGATCAACCAGCGCTACGAATTGCCAGACGCTGCGCAGGCCCACCGCGATCTCGAGGCGCGCAAGACCACAGGTTCATCGGTTTTCACCGTCTGACGAGGCTTTCATGAGAATCGAGCCGCTTACCTGTTCGATCGGCGCCGAGCTGTTCAACGTGAACCTGGCTCACGCCGTCCACGACGACGGTCTGTTTGCCAGCATCCGTGCGGCGCTGCTCAAGTATCGCGTACTGTTTCTGCGCGGCCAGGACATCACGAGCGCCGAACACGTGGCCTTTGCACGCCGCTTCGGCGAACTCGAGGATCACCCGGTCGCCGGCAGCGATCCTGAGCATCCGGGGCTCGTGCGCATCTACAAGGACCCGAGCCAGCCCAGCCCGCGCTACGAGAACGTCTGGCATACCGATGCCACATGGCGTGAAGCGCCCCCGTTCGGGTGCGTGCTGCGTTGCCGTGAATGCCCGCCGGTCGGCGGCGACACGATGTGGGCCAACATGGTCCTCGCCTACGAGAACCTGCCGGCTCACGTCAAGGAGCAAATTGCCGATCTGCGTGCGCGCCACAGTATTGAGGCGAGCTTCGGGGCTGCGATGTCTATCGAAAGGCGCCTCGCCCTGAAAGCCCAATATCCGGATGCCGAGCACCCGGTCGTGCGCACGCATCCCGAAACGGGCGAAAAGATCCTCTTCGTCAATGCTTTCGCCACGCACTTCACCAATTACCACACGCCGCAGCGCGTTCGCTTCGGACAGGACGCCAATCCGGGCGCCGGACAGTTGCTGGCCTACCTGCTGAGTCAGGCCTATCTGCCGGAGTACCAGGTGCGCTGGCGCTGGACGAAGAACAGTGTGGCGATCTGGGACAACCGCAGTACGCAGCACTATGCGGTCATGGACTACCCGCCCAGCGTTCGCCAGATGGATCGCGCGACGATCGTCGGCAACAGGCCGGTCTGATCCGCAAGGGCGGCGGCATACCCGCGGGCCGATTTCATGGCCCACAGCCATTCGACTTTCCGAAGTAGCCAATCACAAGGGCAGTCTACAAAGGGGACATCATGCTGGAAGAGAAAATTGGCTCGTTTGCCGGACCCGCCGTCCCGGTGCGCACGACCCACTCGCGCATTTATGCGTGGGTGGTGTTCGGATTGATCTTCGGCCTCATGCTCTCCGACTACATGTCGAGACAGGTGCTGAATGCGGTGTTCCCGCAACTAAAGGCCCAGTGGCATCTCACCGACGCGCAGCTCGGCCTGCTCAGCGGCGTGGTCGGCCTGATGGTCGGCTTGCTGGCCTTTCCGGTGGCGCTGATCGCAGACCGCTGGAACCGGACGCGAAGCGTCGTGTTGATGGCGCTCTTCTGGAGCCTCGCTACGCTCGGATGCGGGCTCGCGGAAAACTACGGTCACATGCTGACCGCACGACTGCTCGTCGGGATCGGTGAAGCCGGTTATGGCAGCGTCGGCCTCGCCATCATCCTGAGTGTGTTTCCAGCGTCAATGCGGGCCACTCTCACGGGCGCCTTCACTTCCGCCGGGATGCTCGGCTCGGTGCTTGGCATGGCGGGCGGTGGAGTGATCGCGGCGCGCTTTGGCTGGCGCACCGCCTTCATCGGGATGGCGCTGTTCGGGATCGTGCTTGTCCTTGCGTGCGCCGTGACCGTTACGGAAGCCCGTGTGAAGCACCACGCGCGTCGCAACGAGAGCGGGGCGCGCGGTGTTGCTCAGTCGCTGCCGAAGCTCATCAAATCGCTGTTCTGCACGCCAACGCTGGTTTTCACGTATGTGGGCAGCGGTCTGCAGCTCTTCACTGCCTACGCCATCATTGCCTGGCTGCCCAGTTACCTCAATCGCTACCACCACATGGCCCCGGCGAAAGCCGCTCTCTCTGCCGCGCTCATGCTGATCGTGAGTGGCGTGGGCATGGCGGTCTGCGGGATCGTCACGGACTGGGTCGCGCGCAAGTCATTGGGCGGCAAGGTCACACTGGCGATCGGCTACTGCCTTGGATCATGCGTACTGCTGATGATTGGCATGCGTATGGACGCGGGCGGCGCCCAGTTCGTTGTCATCGCCGCTGGTGTGTTTCTGGCCGCGGGGACCTGGGGGCCCGCGGGAGCGATGGCGACCAACCTCGTTCATCCCTCGATTCTTTCCACGGCGCTAGCCACTTTGACGCTCGCCAACAACCTGCTCGGCGGCGCGCCCGGGCCCTGGCTGACCGGGGTCCTGGCGGACCGCATTGGTTTGCTTGGCGCCCTGCAACTGATTCCGCTGGTCTCCGTCGCTGCGGCGCTCGCGTTTGCCTGCGCCAAAGTGACCTACGAGCGCGACCTGCGCCGCTTCCAGACAACGTGAGGACCGTAGGGCGAGTGCGCCCCGCCGCTTGAACCATACAGGAGTTTTTGATGACACAGACCAGTACACCTTTCTCCCTCGACGGAAAGATCGCCGTCATTACCGGTGCGGGCCGCGGCATCGGCCGCGCGATTGCGCTGGCGTATGCGCGCGCGGGCGCGTCCGTTGTGTGCAGTGCGCGCAGCGAAGAGGAGATCGTAGAGACCGCCGCGCTGATCCGCGATGGGGGGGGAGCGGCGATCGCGCAGACGGCAGACGTCGCCAACTACACTGACACGGTTGCGCTGTTTCAGCGCGCGACTGATGCATTTGGCGGTATCGATATCGTCGTAGCAAACGCCGGTGTCGCTTCTGATCTGCGCAAGATCGAGGACAGCGATCCGGCAGAGTGGCGCAAAGCAATCGACATCAATCTGAACGGCGCCTATCACACCGCGCACGCGGCCATCCCGCATCTGCGCCGGCGCGGGGCCGGCAAGATCATCATGGTGGGCTCGGGGCAGCGCAACCGCCCGGTGCCCGGCTTCTCCGCCTATTCGTGCTCAAAGAGCGGTCTGTGGATGCTGACCCAGTCGTTGGCCGTGGAACTGCTCGATTACAACATTAGCGTCAACGAACTCATTCCGGGTCCCGTGAAAACCGCCATGACGCGCGACGTCCCGATGCCGGTTGGCGAGTGGGCCAAGCAACCCGAAGACGTGGTGCCGTTGGCCCTGTTCCTCGCCAGCATGCCCGACGGAGGGCCGACGGCACAAAGCTATAGCCTGATGCGGCGCGCGTGAGTCTCACAGGCAATCCAATACTCAGAAAGTGGAGATATTCATGCTGATGAACGAACAGGCTGGCCATTCCAGCAAAGCGGCGGCATCGAACGCAGGCCCGCTCGCGGGTCGC harbors:
- a CDS encoding glutamine synthetase family protein, which codes for MSAIATDLLSEVRAFRAAHPDVQYVDLISLDIPGHFYGKRYPIAMLEKVAAGTLLKVPQNCILLGAQGGLYSIGEYCFHDGDPDVPRRLVPGTLKPVRWERQPLAQMLMTSDGTATPIGFEPRQVLARVLDRFTRRGLKPVVAFELEFYLFDAKLHEGLPQHARDPLCEDEDDQPNMHIERLSRFAPVLHEMVESAREQGVDATVITAELGPGQFEINFGHCDDALRAADWSALFCRSTRGVALRHGYRASFMSKPLLDVPGSGMHVHVSLYDEAGRNVLAARERRALRHAVAGCLALLPHCMPVFAPNHNAFRRYGAMVNAASRASWGFEDRDACIRIPESDEANLRIEHRLAGADANPYLVLAAILAGIEQGLEAGREPIAPLNDDRASGIDFPGDMLSAVAAMRRHAGVREGLGDDFTMVYCENKRQDHLDFMNAIGAREYRWFL
- a CDS encoding TauD/TfdA dioxygenase family protein, with translation MRIEPLTCSIGAELFNVNLAHAVHDDGLFASIRAALLKYRVLFLRGQDITSAEHVAFARRFGELEDHPVAGSDPEHPGLVRIYKDPSQPSPRYENVWHTDATWREAPPFGCVLRCRECPPVGGDTMWANMVLAYENLPAHVKEQIADLRARHSIEASFGAAMSIERRLALKAQYPDAEHPVVRTHPETGEKILFVNAFATHFTNYHTPQRVRFGQDANPGAGQLLAYLLSQAYLPEYQVRWRWTKNSVAIWDNRSTQHYAVMDYPPSVRQMDRATIVGNRPV
- a CDS encoding MFS transporter; this translates as MLEEKIGSFAGPAVPVRTTHSRIYAWVVFGLIFGLMLSDYMSRQVLNAVFPQLKAQWHLTDAQLGLLSGVVGLMVGLLAFPVALIADRWNRTRSVVLMALFWSLATLGCGLAENYGHMLTARLLVGIGEAGYGSVGLAIILSVFPASMRATLTGAFTSAGMLGSVLGMAGGGVIAARFGWRTAFIGMALFGIVLVLACAVTVTEARVKHHARRNESGARGVAQSLPKLIKSLFCTPTLVFTYVGSGLQLFTAYAIIAWLPSYLNRYHHMAPAKAALSAALMLIVSGVGMAVCGIVTDWVARKSLGGKVTLAIGYCLGSCVLLMIGMRMDAGGAQFVVIAAGVFLAAGTWGPAGAMATNLVHPSILSTALATLTLANNLLGGAPGPWLTGVLADRIGLLGALQLIPLVSVAAALAFACAKVTYERDLRRFQTT
- a CDS encoding SDR family NAD(P)-dependent oxidoreductase — encoded protein: MTQTSTPFSLDGKIAVITGAGRGIGRAIALAYARAGASVVCSARSEEEIVETAALIRDGGGAAIAQTADVANYTDTVALFQRATDAFGGIDIVVANAGVASDLRKIEDSDPAEWRKAIDINLNGAYHTAHAAIPHLRRRGAGKIIMVGSGQRNRPVPGFSAYSCSKSGLWMLTQSLAVELLDYNISVNELIPGPVKTAMTRDVPMPVGEWAKQPEDVVPLALFLASMPDGGPTAQSYSLMRRA
- a CDS encoding AraC family transcriptional regulator, yielding MLPHASAWSKCQRKEADEFAILWRDTLHFEALVEIPMPSLLRSASLTNYVTVAREVGLDPHAELRRAGISAAALLDPDIRLPAEPVMRMLEESAAKSGASDFGLRMGETRQLSNLGPLAIALQEEPTLRRALDSFSRYVRLQNEAMGARVLESGDVATLIVEVLNAGPGTFRQSVELVVCVLHRTLASLLGGEWRPRCICFSHRAPRSLAAHRRIFGVPVDFGRDFDGIVLTSAVLDTPISSYDPLLASYAREFLNAKLAQSNASVPEKVRELVFAMLQVGDCDSGLVAQKLGMHRKTLYRHLAEHGHTYLSIVDEVRAELVTRYVESGERPFTDVARLLGFSSLSAFSRWFTGRYGCSVSAWRSGKRP
- a CDS encoding helix-turn-helix domain-containing protein, with translation MDRDEEIEGLAILIRDLRKHKKVTLTELAQRIGRSVGFLSQVERGLSRPTVADLTAIGEALQTPTTYFYSVSKPRALPWVTRPSERRTLYYGGGITDVLVSPSMSSGFSMLESLLEPGATSGERPVDDSDEQGGFVLEGELTIWLDGENEAVTLKAGDSFQLPARCRFSYANRSDEAARVLWVYT